Proteins from one Oryza sativa Japonica Group chromosome 12, ASM3414082v1 genomic window:
- the LOC4352906 gene encoding protein NRT1/ PTR FAMILY 2.11, protein MDAAAAMEKQQQPGEKKITGGEEEEEEEVISSVRYRGWKSMPYVIGNETFEKLGTIGTTANLLVYLTTVYHLPSVRAATLLNFFSGTTNLAPLLGAFLSDTFLGRYTTIAAASLASCLGMLVLTLTAAIPSLHPPPCTASSSSSSCQGPTHGQLAALLAAFAFLVVGAGGIRPCNLAFGADQFDPRTDSGRRGIASFFNWYYFTFTVAMMLSATLIIYLQSNVSWAIGLAVPAALMAISCALFFMGTRLYVRVRPEGSPFTSFARVIVAAVRKRRVPAPASADDLFDPPHQSKLVAKIAYTDQFRCLDKAAVVTPESRSSPWRLCTVQQVEEVKCLARIIPVWSAGIVYFIVVTQLGTFVVLQALQMDRRLTRWWAFEVPAGSMVVFNMMAMTVWIPVYDRVVVPALRRVTGKEGGISQLQRIGVGLVLSVATMVVAAAVEQRRRRLGAVGVKMSFLWLVPQQVAAGMSEAFAAIGQTELYYRQFPENMRSVAGALFFLAFALANYASGFMVAAVHRTTGWLAQDLNHARLDLFYLTVAAIAAANVCYFLLCARWYRFKNTTIADHVELPDYHHHQPGTANTIASKV, encoded by the coding sequence ATGGACGCAGCAGCAGCCatggagaagcagcagcagccgggcGAGAAGAAGatcaccggcggcgaggaggaggaggaggaggaggtgatcaGCAGCGTCCGGTACCGAGGATGGAAGTCGATGCCATACGTGATAGGGAACGAGACGTTCGAGAAGCTGGGCACCATCGGCACCACCGCCAACCTGCTGGTGTACCTCACCACCGTCTACCACCTCCCCAGCGtccgcgccgccaccctcctcaACTTCTTCTCCGGCACCACCAACCTCGCCCCCCTCCTCGGCGCCTTCCTCTCCGACACCTTCCTCGGCCGCtacaccaccatcgccgccgcctccctcgcctcctgCCTCGGCATGCTTGTGCTTACCCTCACCGCCGCCATCCCATCTCTCCACCCCCCACCTTGCactgcctcctcttcctcgtcgtcgTGCCAGGGCCCCACACACGGCCAgctcgccgctctcctcgccgccttcgccttcctcgtcgtcggcgccggcggcatccGCCCCTGCAACCTCGCCTTCGGCGCCGACCAGTTCGACCCGCGCACCgactccggccgccgcggcatTGCCAGCTTCTTCAACTGGTACTACTTCACCTTCACCGTCGCCATGATGCTCTCCGCCACCCTCATCATCTACCTCCAGAGCAACGTCAGCTGGGCGATCGGactcgccgtccccgccgccctcaTGGCCATCTCCTGCGCGCTCTTCTTCATGGGCACCCGCCTCTACGTCCGCGTCCGCCCCGAGGGCAGCCCCTTCACCAGCTTCGCCCgggtcatcgtcgccgccgtccgcaaGCGCCGCGTCCCCGCACCGGCCTCCGCCGACGACCTGTTCGACCCGCCGCACCAGAGCAAGCTGGTGGCCAAGATCGCGTACACGGACCAGTTCCGGTGCCTGGACAAGGCCGCCGTGGTGACGCCGGAGTCGAGATCGAGCCCGTGGCGGCTGTGCACGGTGCAgcaggtggaggaggtgaaGTGCCTGGCGCGGATCATCCCGGTGTGGTCGGCGGGGATCGTGTACTTCATCGTGGTAACGCAGCTGGGCACGTTCGTGGTGCTCCAGGCGCTGCAGATGGACCGGCGGCTGACGAGGTGGTGGGCGTTCGAGGTGCCGGCGGGGTCGATGGTGGTGTTCAACATGATGGCGATGACGGTGTGGATCCCGGTGTACGACCGGGTGGTGGTGCCGGCGCTGCGGCGGGTGACGGGGAAGGAGGGCGGGATCAGCCAGCTGCAGCGCATCGGGGTGGGGCTGGTGCTGTCGGTGGcgacgatggtggtggcggcggcggtggagcagcggcggcgccggctgggcGCGGTGGGAGTGAAGATGTCGTTCCTGTGGCTGGTGCCGCagcaggtggcggcggggaTGTCGGAGGCGTTCGCGGCGATCGGGCAGACGGAGCTGTACTACAGGCAGTTCCCGGAGAACATGAGGAGCGTGGCGGGGGCGCTCTTCTTCCTGGCGTTCGCGCTGGCCAACTACGCGAGCGGCTtcatggtggcggcggtgcaCCGGACCACGGGGTGGCTGGCGCAGGATCTGAACCACGCCCGCCTCGACCTCTTCTACCTAACCGTCGCGGCCATCGCGGCGGCCAACGTCTGCTACTTCCTCCTCTGCGCCCGCTGGTACAGGTTCAAGAACACCACCATCGCCGACCACGTCGAGCTGCCGgattatcatcatcatcagcccgGAACCGCCAACACCATAGCCTCCAaggtttaa